Proteins found in one Hypericibacter terrae genomic segment:
- a CDS encoding cupin domain-containing protein, which produces MTVRVEGDNRKAAMDQLHADVFERCMAPFWAMQPGSIEDLDSQVKDKKKAIPYVWKFKSAIEPLLHRSAELITMESSERRSLILVNPGLAPRRATVTTMYTAYRLNDPHEIMPPHRHSPNAIRFGLTGKSNFTGVEGENIVFGPGDMVLTPHDTWHNHGNKGDDPAINLSVLDLPLTEVLNATYFEHDYHEEVKGERIKKQVQTERFPADYSQRAYGHGGLMPRFLSHDRGTGAASPMYVYRWDMMRELLEKFRNWDGDPHEALMIEYVDPTTGGPVYKTITFFAQMLRPGEKTMPLKQNASLLCAPFEGSGYSIVGGKQLSWERFDTFAVPGGEWCEHVNSSPKDPAILFVASDEPTLKALALYQKHGRRPSGEVYRIV; this is translated from the coding sequence ATGACGGTCAGGGTCGAGGGTGATAACCGCAAGGCGGCCATGGATCAGCTCCATGCCGATGTGTTCGAGCGCTGCATGGCGCCGTTCTGGGCGATGCAGCCCGGCAGCATCGAAGACCTGGACAGCCAGGTGAAGGACAAGAAGAAGGCGATCCCCTATGTCTGGAAGTTCAAGAGCGCCATCGAGCCGCTGCTGCATCGCTCGGCCGAGCTCATCACGATGGAATCCTCCGAGCGCCGCTCGCTGATCCTGGTCAATCCCGGTCTGGCGCCGCGCCGGGCCACCGTCACCACCATGTACACGGCCTACCGGCTCAACGATCCCCACGAGATCATGCCGCCGCACCGCCATTCGCCCAACGCGATCCGCTTCGGCCTGACCGGCAAGTCGAACTTCACCGGCGTCGAAGGCGAGAACATCGTGTTCGGCCCGGGCGACATGGTGCTGACGCCGCACGACACCTGGCACAATCATGGCAACAAGGGCGACGACCCGGCGATCAATCTGAGCGTGCTCGATCTGCCGCTGACCGAGGTGCTGAACGCCACCTATTTCGAGCATGACTATCACGAAGAGGTGAAGGGCGAGCGCATCAAGAAGCAGGTCCAGACCGAGCGCTTCCCGGCCGACTATTCGCAGCGCGCCTACGGCCATGGCGGGCTGATGCCACGCTTCCTCTCGCACGACCGCGGCACAGGTGCCGCCTCGCCCATGTATGTCTATCGCTGGGACATGATGCGCGAGCTCCTGGAGAAGTTCCGCAACTGGGACGGCGATCCTCATGAGGCGCTGATGATCGAGTATGTCGATCCGACCACCGGCGGCCCGGTCTACAAAACCATCACCTTCTTCGCGCAGATGCTGCGGCCCGGCGAGAAGACGATGCCCCTGAAGCAGAATGCCAGCCTGCTCTGCGCGCCCTTCGAGGGCAGCGGCTACAGCATCGTCGGCGGCAAGCAGCTCAGTTGGGAGCGGTTCGACACCTTCGCGGTGCCGGGCGGCGAATGGTGCGAGCATGTGAACAGCTCGCCCAAGGACCCGGCGATCCTGTTCGTGGCCTCCGACGAGCCCACCCTCAAGGCGCTGGCGCTCTATCAGAAGCATGGGCGCAGGCCTTCCGGCGAGGTCTATCGCATCGTCTGA
- a CDS encoding FadR/GntR family transcriptional regulator, whose translation MEAYEQTAARLRQLISDGGIGEDGRIPPERVLASELGVGRRSLRRALDILESEGRISRQQGRGTFVQASPFASATAGSEVLDNILEHTNPQEVIELRLATEPVIARLAALRASQCDIKKLQRLAAETRAAAGAESYEQADQAFHRAIVEASRNALFLAVFDAVGASRRDEAWRRIGENAHCYKRQAVHADFHMEIVAAIAARDGERAQTAMYRHLSDIQQHILRHAFSLHALPAAAPAN comes from the coding sequence ATGGAAGCCTATGAGCAGACCGCAGCCAGACTGCGCCAACTGATTTCCGACGGGGGTATCGGCGAGGACGGGCGCATTCCGCCCGAACGGGTGCTGGCGAGCGAGCTCGGCGTGGGCCGCCGCTCCTTGCGCCGCGCTCTCGACATTCTCGAGAGCGAAGGCCGCATCTCGCGCCAGCAGGGGCGGGGCACCTTCGTTCAGGCTTCACCCTTCGCCTCCGCGACCGCGGGCAGCGAGGTGCTCGACAACATCCTCGAACATACCAATCCGCAGGAAGTGATCGAGCTGCGCCTGGCGACCGAGCCGGTGATCGCGCGGCTGGCGGCGCTGCGCGCCTCGCAATGCGACATCAAGAAGCTGCAGCGGCTGGCGGCCGAGACCCGGGCCGCCGCGGGCGCGGAGAGCTACGAGCAGGCCGACCAGGCCTTCCATCGCGCCATCGTCGAAGCCTCGCGCAATGCGCTCTTCCTCGCCGTGTTCGACGCCGTCGGCGCCTCGCGGCGCGACGAAGCCTGGCGCCGCATCGGCGAGAACGCCCATTGCTACAAGCGCCAGGCCGTCCATGCGGATTTCCACATGGAGATCGTGGCCGCCATCGCGGCGCGCGACGGCGAACGCGCCCAGACGGCGATGTACCGCCATCTGAGCGATATCCAGCAGCATATCCTGCGCCACGCCTTCTCGCTGCACGCGCTGCCGGCGGCCGCGCCCGCCAATTAG
- a CDS encoding helix-turn-helix domain-containing protein produces MQTIFDSKTLPVAKRREAWQDAICEIYLRVDCAIKPQTDYDGFVRETRLGGITLTDTLGSPQIVQRHKRHIARIEKDCYYMGLVQRGIGQIRQAGSLLTLHPGRGALYYASEPYEIRCDDTMHCFWIEIPRQVFADRFDSGHPPLTAHLNSSRGLGRIAVEFCGALISETASLDPQTRERLGEQLMDILALAMSAEPDRQPADEFNLKLARLRSVKSYIEAHLSDPDLTLRRIAAQNGISLRYLHQLFRPTNMSVTEWLRLRRLQHSYDLLASPRHAARSITEIAYSMGFSSSSHFSNLFRAEFGVRPSDVRGTAFPPGPSSKASPIADGTA; encoded by the coding sequence ATGCAGACCATTTTCGACAGCAAGACTCTGCCCGTGGCGAAGCGCCGCGAAGCCTGGCAGGACGCGATCTGCGAGATCTATTTGCGGGTGGATTGCGCGATCAAGCCGCAAACGGACTATGACGGCTTTGTCCGTGAGACGCGACTTGGCGGGATAACGCTTACTGACACACTTGGCTCGCCTCAGATTGTGCAGCGTCACAAGCGCCATATCGCGCGCATCGAGAAGGATTGCTATTACATGGGCTTGGTGCAGCGCGGCATCGGGCAAATCCGGCAAGCCGGTTCATTGCTGACCCTGCATCCTGGCCGCGGCGCGCTTTATTATGCGAGCGAGCCGTACGAGATACGATGCGACGACACGATGCATTGCTTCTGGATCGAGATCCCGCGCCAGGTCTTCGCTGATCGCTTCGATTCGGGGCATCCGCCGCTCACCGCGCATCTCAATTCAAGCCGTGGTCTTGGTCGGATCGCCGTCGAATTTTGCGGCGCGTTGATCTCCGAAACGGCCAGTCTCGATCCGCAAACGCGGGAAAGGCTCGGCGAGCAGTTGATGGACATCCTCGCCCTCGCCATGAGCGCGGAACCCGACCGGCAGCCTGCGGACGAATTCAATCTGAAGCTCGCCCGCCTGCGGTCGGTGAAGAGCTACATCGAAGCCCATTTGAGCGATCCCGACCTGACCTTGAGAAGAATCGCGGCTCAGAACGGCATCTCGTTGCGCTACCTCCACCAGCTTTTCCGTCCGACGAACATGTCGGTCACCGAGTGGCTGCGGCTGCGACGATTGCAGCACAGCTACGACCTGCTGGCTTCGCCGCGACACGCGGCACGGTCGATCACGGAAATCGCCTATTCGATGGGCTTCAGCAGCTCCTCTCATTTCAGCAATCTATTCCGCGCGGAATTCGGTGTGCGGCCCTCGGACGTACGGGGGACGGCTTTTCCGCCGGGCCCTTCGAGCAAGGCGTCACCCATCGCGGATGGCACGGCATAG
- a CDS encoding ABC transporter permease, translated as MNQEKIVLLIAIVLFCAFSLFLNGFTSAGNLLTLVRGVSTLGILGVGMAILIIGRGIDLAIVAIYAMSAGWTLHLANGGIPIALAMLIGYLFALSAGVINGVLIAYVEVPALFATLGMASFVYGFARYALVPLYVVYMPEAASGIAWIGNGFMFGVPVPILFFAFVSLLGFAFLHFTKPGRFVYAMGDNFAAARMSGAPVRPMIVLQYAISATIAYLAGMITATAVASMNTNIANSSMIYDVILVVVLGGIGLSGGRGGVRNVVVGTLLIGILLNGMTIMDIQYTLQDVIRSLVLLIAIVIDSLVNPRDEQTAQQGDI; from the coding sequence TTGAATCAAGAGAAGATCGTACTCCTGATCGCGATCGTCCTGTTTTGCGCCTTTTCCCTGTTTCTCAACGGATTTACCAGTGCCGGCAATCTGCTGACGCTCGTGCGCGGCGTCTCCACGCTGGGCATCCTCGGCGTCGGGATGGCGATTCTCATCATCGGTCGCGGGATCGACCTGGCGATCGTCGCGATCTACGCGATGTCGGCCGGGTGGACGCTCCATCTCGCCAATGGCGGCATCCCGATCGCGCTTGCCATGCTCATCGGGTATCTGTTCGCGCTCTCGGCCGGCGTTATCAACGGTGTGCTCATCGCTTACGTCGAAGTTCCCGCTCTCTTCGCCACCCTGGGCATGGCTTCGTTCGTCTATGGCTTCGCCCGATACGCCCTCGTGCCGCTCTATGTGGTCTATATGCCCGAGGCGGCGTCCGGGATTGCCTGGATCGGCAACGGTTTCATGTTCGGCGTGCCGGTTCCGATTCTCTTCTTCGCCTTCGTCTCCTTGCTTGGGTTTGCGTTCCTGCACTTCACCAAGCCGGGGCGGTTCGTCTATGCGATGGGCGACAATTTCGCCGCGGCGCGCATGTCGGGTGCGCCGGTGCGGCCCATGATCGTCCTGCAATATGCGATCTCGGCGACGATCGCTTATCTGGCCGGCATGATCACGGCGACGGCCGTTGCCAGCATGAACACCAATATCGCGAATTCCTCGATGATCTACGACGTCATCCTGGTCGTCGTCCTCGGCGGCATCGGCCTTTCAGGAGGGCGCGGCGGCGTCCGCAACGTCGTCGTCGGCACTCTGCTGATCGGCATCCTGCTCAACGGGATGACCATCATGGATATCCAATACACGTTGCAGGACGTGATCAGAAGTCTCGTGCTGCTCATCGCGATCGTAATCGACAGCCTGGTCAATCCACGTGATGAACAGACTGCACAACAAGGCGACATATGA